Proteins encoded together in one SAR324 cluster bacterium window:
- a CDS encoding 5'-methylthioadenosine/adenosylhomocysteine nucleosidase produces MRIGILCAIPEELRHFSPSSLPVARLGGRDYFQGKHGSHELTLVESGIGKVNSAVASTMLIQHFNCELLIFSGVAGGLDPSLKIGDLVIAEELWQHDYGTIIDQELIAHRAGTLPMGLPKENPPFRLDEELKVKIQQAHPDAYFGRILSGDTFLNCKETRQQLFEKFQAQVIEMEGAAIAQVAEQFGVRCMIVRSLSDLAGEESMEDFPTFLKEAAARSYRVVNTILGVL; encoded by the coding sequence ATGCGTATTGGGATCCTCTGCGCAATTCCTGAAGAGTTGCGACATTTCTCTCCAAGTTCACTGCCTGTGGCTCGATTAGGAGGGAGAGATTATTTTCAAGGGAAGCATGGTTCCCATGAATTGACTTTGGTTGAATCTGGTATTGGTAAGGTCAACTCTGCTGTGGCCTCGACCATGCTAATCCAGCACTTCAACTGTGAACTACTAATTTTCTCTGGAGTTGCTGGTGGCTTGGATCCAAGCCTCAAGATTGGAGATCTGGTGATTGCGGAGGAATTATGGCAACACGACTATGGGACCATCATTGACCAAGAGTTGATCGCGCATCGAGCTGGTACTCTGCCAATGGGACTTCCAAAGGAAAATCCACCTTTCAGACTGGACGAGGAACTGAAGGTCAAGATCCAGCAAGCTCATCCTGATGCCTACTTTGGCAGGATCCTCTCTGGAGATACTTTTCTCAATTGTAAAGAAACCCGCCAACAACTCTTCGAAAAATTTCAAGCGCAGGTGATAGAAATGGAAGGCGCTGCTATTGCGCAGGTTGCCGAACAATTCGGTGTTCGATGTATGATCGTCCGAAGTTTGAGCGATCTTGCTGGAGAAGAAAGTATGGAAGACTTCCCCACCTTCCTGAAAGAGGCCGCTGCCAGGAGTTACCGTGTCGTGAACACCATCCTTGGAGTTTTGTAA